A genomic stretch from Aedes albopictus strain Foshan chromosome 2, AalbF5, whole genome shotgun sequence includes:
- the LOC115256687 gene encoding keratin, type I cytoskeletal 9: protein MTKAFAILVIFVVVKSHHYGNAEQSILEQAKLAVIGAVAKAKEIADRGVNVKSERQQSYDIFGLKFGTSNGIDTGFGDAATEKNHEKIEDDLYRRRKRSLAVLDALRAAGLFSTNSASGTNVNIVKINSVSNVNNYGPTTTTEATTEGARRRRRLIGDNRKPIVYGELEEKVSYASSDIEMDRNGKFQSHTKGGTKSNHLVQMEQNEVDDPIVRNRRSLDEKETQEREILGNLIQDDTDQIFGTSRIKRALILSKFENKISYFQSDSEAKPDGSTKTHTFSGSRESKMSKIFDDPDFKGTHRAKRSPQEMDPAAITTEMPVQNSTGGPPMGPPPGEGGSDGGGRTDGPGGSGGPGGAGGPGGPGGPGGQGGRGGHGGPGGPGGHGRGKGKRPPCPPPPSDGSGNEETSGDQRRKREANGDNQSDSSFYSDSLSSEEESRRKRRAIDANADDANGMGSDSSFYSGSLSSESSGSSSEEDESTDPNTGAEETQDGEDGSHRVRRSPCKGGSRPTTIAPSTMGRRKREIESQSEEVEGANEKVDRELSFFSDVMEKFFKAVKRVADTAKQVFNGGRRDVEGGNPDAERI from the exons ATGACCAAAGCTTTtgcaattttggtgatttttgtGGTTGTTAAAAGT caccATTATGGGAACGCAGAGCAGAGTATTTTGGAGCAGGCAAAATTGGCCGTCATTGGAGCAGTTGCAAAAGCCAAGGAAATTGCTGACCGAGGTGTTAACGTGAAATCAGAACGCCAGCAGTCATATG ACATTTTCGGCTTGAAGTTCGGCACCAGCAATGGCATAGACACGGGATTTGGCGATGCGGCTACCGAAAAGAATCACGAAAAAATCGAAGACGATTTGTACCGGCGTAGGAAACGCTCGTTGGCCGTTCTGGATGCACTGAGGGCGGCTGGGCTGTTCAGTACAAATTCCGCTTCCGGGACCAACGTGAACATTGTGAAGATTAACAGCGTTTCCAATGTGAACAATTATGGGCCGACGACTACTACGGAGGCTACGACCGAGGGTGCAAGGCGAAGGAGAAGGTTGATTGGAGACAATCGGAAACCGATCGTTTATGGGGAGCTGGAAGAAAAGGTGTCGTACGCTAGTAGTGATATCGAGATGGATAGGAATGGCAAGTTTCAGTCACATACGAAAGGTGGAACAAAGTCTAATCATTTAGTACAAATGGAGCAGAACGAAGTTGACGATCCAATTGTGCGAAACCGAAGATCTCTTGATGAAAAGGAAACTCAAGAAAGAGAAATACTAGGCAATTTGATACAAGACGACACTGATCAAATTTTCGGTACTTCAAGGATAAAAAGAGCTTTGATCTTGAGCAAATTTGAAAACAAGATTTCATACTTCCAAAGCGATTCTGAAGCTAAGCCGGATGGGTCGACGAAAACTCACACCTTCTCCGGATCTCGAGAGTCAAAAATGAGCAAAATTTTCGATGATCCCGATTTCAAGGGTACACACAGAGCAAAGCGTTCTCCACAAGAGATGGACCCAGCTGCCATTACAACCGAAATGCCTGTTCAAAACAGTACTGGAGGACCCCCGATGGGACCTCCTCCTGGCGAAGGTGGAAGTGATGGAGGAGGACGTACAGATGGTCCCGGTGGTTCAGGAGGCCCTGGAGGAGCAGGAGGTCCTGGTGGCCCTGGAGGACCTGGAGGGCAAGGAGGTCGTGGAGGACATGGAGGCCCTGGAGGGCCAGGAGGGCATGGAAGAGGGAAAGGAAAAAGACCCCCTTGCCCACCCCCACCTTCTGACGGAAGCGGTAATGAAGAAACTTCAGGTGACCAACGTCGGAAACGTGAAGCTAACGGCGACAATCAGAGTGATTCAAGTTTTTATAGCGATTCGTTGAGCAGCGAAGAAGAATCACGTAGAAAGAGACGGGCGATTGATGCCAACGCAGACGATGCGAACGGAATGGGGAGTGATTCCAGTTTCTATAGCGGTTCGTTGAGTAGTGAATCGAGCGGTTCGTCGAGTGAGGAGGACGAGAGCACGGATCCGAACACTGGAGCTGAGGAGACACAAGATGGGGAAGATGGCTCGCACCGGGTTAGACGTTCACCTTGCAAAGGCGGAAGTAGACCAACCACGATCGCTCCAAGTACTATGGGGAGAAGAAAGCGTGAAATTGAGTCGCAATCAGAAGAGGTCGAAGGAGCAAATGAAAAGGTGGATCGTGAATTATCGTTTTTCTCAGATGTTATGGAAAAGTTTTTTAAAGCTGTAAAAAGAGTAGCAGATACGGCCAAGCAGGTGTTCAACGGAGGAAGGCGTGATGTTGAAGGTGGCAATCCTGATGCAGAAAGGATCTAG